One region of Eleutherodactylus coqui strain aEleCoq1 chromosome 5, aEleCoq1.hap1, whole genome shotgun sequence genomic DNA includes:
- the LOC136628946 gene encoding cyclin-dependent kinase 4 inhibitor B-like, with product MSEMDRILSVMAAALEVDALSDAVARGDLERVRGLLEDGADPNAANSSKRTAIQVMMMDDARMAQLLLDYSANPNVPDPDSGRFPAHDAAQQGFLDTLIVLLNGKAHIHIPDRTGRLPLDLAPDHIVAALQSLGIVSDSEKHIMQETMEPMIRLH from the exons ATGTCGGAGATGGATAGAATCCTGTCGGTGATGGCTGCAGCCTTGGAGGTGGATGCCCTATCAGACGCCGTGGCTCGGGGGGATCTGGAGAGAGTTCGGGGGCTCTTAGAGGACGGAGCCGACCCTAATGCAGCCAATTCCAGCAAGAGGACAGCCATCCAG GTGATGATGATGGACGATGCAAGGATGGCGCAACTTCTGCTGGATTATTCTGCAAACCCCAATGTCCCAGATCCAGACTCCGGAAGGTTCCCTGCTCATGATGCGGCGCAGCAAGGATTTCTGGATACTCTTATAGTGCTGCTGAATGGGAAGGCTCATATTCACATTCCAGACAGAACCGGCCGTCTGCCGCTGGACCTGGCGCCGGACCACATTGTGGCGGCCCTACAGTCACTGGGAATTGTGTCTGACTCAGAGAAGCACATAATGCAGGAGACTATGGAGCCAATGATTAGACTGCattaa